Sequence from the Thermococcus sp. EP1 genome:
ATGTACGAGCCAAAGGTTCCGAGGGTCACTAAGGAGTATGAAGAGGTAAAGCAGCTCATAAAGTCTAGAGAGCCCATTGAAGTCAAGATGAAGGAACTTGCAGACTTTTTAAATGAAATTGAAGGAAGAATAGAGGAGTACATGAGGATGAAAAGCGAGCTTGAAGAAGTCAGAATGCTCGCTGAGACCTATATGCGAAACCTCATGTTGCGAGTTGCCAAGGAAAGTGAAAATCACTTTGACGAGCTCTTACGAGAATTCGAGGGCATACTACCCAGAGAAATTATTGAAGATCTAAAAAGGATAAAGAAAGAGTTTCATATTTAAAGGATCTTTCCTTCTTCTTTAAGCGTTACGAGCCTTGTAACATATCCTGCTATCCTGTTCCTTATGGTCTTGCTTGTGATATTTGTGAGTTCCTCAACTTTCTTTTTGTTGTGCTCAAAATCTCTTGTGAATTCATTTGGATACCTATCAAACAGCTCCCTCGCAGTTCTCTTAATGAAACCTTGCTTAATGTTTCCCATTCCTCATCCCTCCGATAATCTTGAATTACCACTCCCAACTCAAGTGAGGCTGTTTTAAACTTTTCCCAACCAAATTTATAAAGCTTCCCTTTGAGGATTATACATGCTCAAGGAAAGGATCGTCTGCTATGGTCACGAGAACGTGAAGGCAACACATCGTTCGACGCTAGAAATAACTAAAGAGGATTATCTAACTCCCAGAGGAGATTGTATCATATGTGTAAAAGCCAGTAAGGGCCTTAAAGACCTAAATGAGGAATTAAAGAAAGCTTTGAGACGAGGGAAGAGAATTAAAATTAGAATAATCGTTGATGGTCTTGTTGATGAGA
This genomic interval carries:
- a CDS encoding ArsR family transcriptional regulator gives rise to the protein MDEHGRLLDVLGNETRRRILLLLTKRPYFVSELSKELRVGQKAVLEHLRILEGAGLIEGRVEKIPRGRPRKYYQIKRGIRLEVLLTPYSFGTEMYEPKVPRVTKEYEEVKQLIKSREPIEVKMKELADFLNEIEGRIEEYMRMKSELEEVRMLAETYMRNLMLRVAKESENHFDELLREFEGILPREIIEDLKRIKKEFHI
- a CDS encoding 30S ribosomal protein S17e, with the translated sequence MGNIKQGFIKRTARELFDRYPNEFTRDFEHNKKKVEELTNITSKTIRNRIAGYVTRLVTLKEEGKIL
- a CDS encoding DUF371 domain-containing protein; this encodes MLKERIVCYGHENVKATHRSTLEITKEDYLTPRGDCIICVKASKGLKDLNEELKKALRRGKRIKIRIIVDGLVDEIVAFGDENLSFENEVSMVIRKSTYIDGRTLAVKATKAAKDIKREIVERLKNPEQKVIVELIVDDEL